In Thermoplasmata archaeon, a single genomic region encodes these proteins:
- a CDS encoding CARDB domain-containing protein has translation MLLCATILLTPLATLPAGSESASGRGGEDLTIVPGSYGITPYPPRLYDVLTVNFTVINMGTDPVLTPFTVAFYLNNTTTPLNRAGNTVRINQLGVGQTANVSCTWDTQTSEYAVYYSGVEYGIIVVVDSQNTVSESDETNNNLTVMQSLGPERLPDLELVSFSIEPPSPVKGDEVLVNVTVTNVGETAAKYFKTYLFDGEITNLITEAYVHMINVSQTVNATLVWNTSGYTLGPHTILIFINPAFYYTRIPELDWSNNNASIEVLLRPPELHLELLSLELYPESPHKGDVLQINLTLRNNGTRPAEEFPVVLRLDGSELYNHSHNLGPMEELPLLVEVDTSPFSEGEHCLTLAAGNIERSLTLTLLPMLLADLVILNASCLPELPLVGQSVVFTAEVVNSGEALSLPCSLSLYLDYDFTPVESTEVPALQPDELRKLILTWNTSGVLAAIHRMRLMVDSGGVVAESNESNNYYTWMMEFRGEMDLALESLSIRPERPRAGERVEFSVTVVNVGSLRCPSANLTLRVGGLEQDRKELLPLAPGGRLGYVLLWSTTGAVPGVYDYEIRVEPGEGALDVAPLDNVLNGSVELHPPEPGPDLSVRSIEFSPGAPRVGEELVITVSVENTGNLEANASSLMVIFESGGAALRFTESPVAFPAVPAGGAVPVAVRGDTSKFRAGTYVVNVTVDYNNFIDELNESNNYLTRELVLLETLPASPALKIEAVFFEGKLEEGKWVNVIARLVNRGDGEARGVTVRLLVDEKEVASRNIGLMAPGANLTVSLPWRPSGGKHTVLVRVDSEGGQPIYSSPRQVSASLPPTSLDPYLIAAALCLIILLVAMVAVYAMRTKRPKGPNVRLVDEEE, from the coding sequence TTGTTGCTCTGCGCGACCATTCTGCTCACCCCGCTGGCCACTTTGCCGGCCGGGTCCGAATCGGCCTCCGGCAGGGGTGGAGAGGACTTGACCATCGTCCCCGGCAGCTATGGCATCACACCATATCCGCCGCGCTTGTACGACGTCCTGACGGTTAACTTCACCGTCATCAACATGGGGACCGACCCAGTGCTCACACCGTTCACAGTCGCTTTCTACCTGAACAACACGACCACTCCCCTAAACAGGGCCGGTAACACGGTCAGAATCAATCAGCTGGGCGTGGGTCAGACCGCCAACGTCTCCTGCACTTGGGACACTCAGACCTCGGAGTACGCCGTCTACTATAGCGGGGTCGAGTACGGAATAATAGTCGTGGTCGACTCGCAGAACACTGTCTCCGAGAGTGACGAGACCAACAATAACCTGACGGTGATGCAGTCGCTCGGGCCGGAGAGGCTGCCGGACCTAGAGCTCGTCAGCTTCTCAATCGAGCCCCCAAGCCCCGTCAAGGGGGACGAGGTGCTCGTCAATGTGACCGTGACCAATGTCGGGGAAACGGCAGCCAAGTATTTCAAGACATACCTTTTCGATGGTGAAATCACCAACCTCATCACCGAAGCATATGTCCACATGATAAATGTCTCGCAGACCGTCAACGCCACACTGGTCTGGAATACCTCCGGCTATACGCTCGGCCCCCACACAATTCTCATTTTTATCAACCCGGCCTTCTACTATACCAGAATTCCCGAGCTCGACTGGAGCAACAACAACGCCTCCATTGAGGTCCTCCTACGGCCCCCGGAGCTCCATCTGGAGCTGCTCAGCCTCGAGCTCTACCCCGAAAGCCCCCACAAGGGCGATGTTCTGCAAATCAACCTGACCCTCAGGAACAACGGCACGAGACCCGCCGAGGAGTTCCCGGTGGTTCTCCGGCTCGACGGGAGCGAGCTCTACAACCACAGCCACAACCTGGGCCCGATGGAGGAGCTGCCCCTGCTCGTTGAGGTCGACACCTCGCCCTTCTCTGAGGGGGAGCACTGCCTCACGCTCGCCGCGGGCAACATCGAGCGCTCCCTCACCTTGACCCTTCTTCCAATGCTCCTAGCTGACCTCGTAATTCTCAACGCCTCCTGCCTCCCCGAGCTGCCCCTCGTGGGCCAGTCGGTGGTCTTCACAGCCGAGGTCGTCAACTCGGGCGAGGCACTTTCGCTGCCCTGCAGCCTCAGCCTTTACCTCGACTATGACTTCACCCCGGTTGAGAGCACGGAGGTGCCAGCCCTCCAGCCGGACGAGCTCAGGAAGCTCATCCTCACCTGGAACACCAGCGGCGTCCTCGCGGCCATCCACAGAATGCGGCTGATGGTGGACAGCGGGGGCGTCGTGGCCGAGAGCAACGAGAGCAACAACTACTACACATGGATGATGGAGTTCAGGGGCGAGATGGACCTCGCCCTGGAGAGCCTGAGCATCCGCCCGGAGAGACCGAGGGCCGGGGAGAGGGTGGAGTTCTCCGTGACAGTGGTCAATGTGGGCTCCCTGCGCTGCCCGTCCGCCAACCTGACGCTGCGGGTTGGAGGGCTGGAGCAGGACAGGAAGGAGCTCCTGCCCCTCGCTCCCGGGGGCCGCCTGGGTTATGTCCTTCTCTGGAGCACGACGGGCGCCGTGCCGGGCGTCTACGACTACGAGATAAGGGTTGAGCCCGGCGAGGGTGCTCTGGACGTGGCCCCGCTGGACAACGTCCTGAATGGCTCGGTAGAGCTACACCCACCCGAGCCGGGACCGGACCTCTCGGTGAGGAGCATCGAGTTCTCCCCTGGAGCCCCCCGAGTTGGTGAGGAGCTCGTCATCACGGTGTCGGTCGAGAACACCGGGAATCTCGAGGCAAACGCCAGCTCCCTAATGGTGATTTTCGAGAGCGGCGGCGCCGCCCTTCGGTTCACTGAATCCCCGGTCGCCTTCCCTGCGGTTCCCGCGGGCGGGGCAGTCCCGGTCGCGGTGCGTGGCGACACCTCAAAGTTCAGGGCCGGCACCTACGTCGTCAATGTCACCGTGGACTACAACAACTTCATTGACGAGCTCAACGAGAGCAACAACTATCTGACGAGGGAGCTGGTGCTGCTCGAGACCCTTCCGGCGTCCCCGGCTCTAAAGATAGAGGCGGTCTTTTTCGAGGGAAAGCTAGAGGAGGGAAAATGGGTCAATGTCATTGCGCGGCTGGTCAACAGGGGCGATGGCGAGGCGCGGGGCGTGACCGTGAGACTGCTCGTAGATGAGAAGGAGGTGGCGAGCAGGAACATAGGCCTGATGGCGCCGGGCGCGAATCTTACTGTATCCCTGCCGTGGCGCCCCTCCGGAGGGAAGCACACGGTTCTCGTCAGGGTGGATTCCGAGGGAGGCCAGCCCATCTACTCCTCCCCCCGCCAAGTGAGCGCGTCCCTGCCCCCGACCAGCCTGGACCCCTACCTCATCGCCGCCGCGCTCTGTCTCATTATTCTGCTCGTAGCGATGGTGGCCGTTTATGCCATGAGAACGAAGCGACCGAAAGGTCCGAATGTGAGGCTTGTGGATGAAGAGGAATAG